One region of Sus scrofa isolate TJ Tabasco breed Duroc chromosome 3, Sscrofa11.1, whole genome shotgun sequence genomic DNA includes:
- the ARMC5 gene encoding armadillo repeat-containing protein 5 — MAAAKPTPTDSLSFCLAQLTAAAGEGLGGGKDTATNETPLGRALLALRTRHVKAAGGIERFRARGGLRPLLALLRRAAAAGPALSQAGSGSTPSSVESAASSGPAPSPGPAPSAASSSPTPSPPARLRKTLDLALSILANCCTEGACRAEVRRLGGILPLVTILQCVKTDSIQNRTARALGNLAMEPESCGDIHSAGAVPLLVESLTACQDSQCLQSVVRALRNLADSPQHRLALAQQGAVRPLAELLATASDPALTLALVRALLELSRGCSRACAEQLSLGGGLGPLVSLASDSKRAVREATILTLANLCAQGLVRPALGNAGGVEVLLGELRRRRSLNGTSQASQQPLVRAVCLLCREAINRARLRDAGGLELLMGLLRDPRASAWHPRVVAALVGFLYDTGALGRLQALGLVPLLAGQLCGEPGDEEEEGREAASWDFPEERTPERAEAGSFRSLRSWLISEGYASPPGDPASSSLSPTSPRTPRTPRLPSGRSPTTATEEPWGREGPALLLLSRFSQAPNPSGVLVTGPALCGLLAYVTGSPGPPSPRALRILARLTCNPACLEAFVCSYGAALLRAWLVFGVAPDDWPTLRARPARRGQHQHQHRELGEMLLQNLTVQAESPFGVGALTHLLLSGSPEDRVACALTLPFICRKPSLWRRLLLDQGGLRLLLSALTRPAPHPLFLFFAADSLSCLQGLVSPSGVSPALLPAVPLDLDPPSPCLYEPLLGPAPTPAPDLHFLLDSGLRLPAHRAASATASPFFRALLAGSFAEAQMDLVPLRGLSPSAAWPVLHHLHGCRGCGAALGPVPPPGQPLLGSEAEEALEAAGRFLLPGLEEELEEAVGRIHLGPQGGPESVGEVFRLGRPRLAAHCARWTLGPGQCPRKRALALVGLVEAAGEEAGPLTEALLAVVMGVELGGKGPSLDS; from the exons ATGGCGGCCGCGAAGCCAACCCCCACGGACTCGCTCTCGTTCTGCCTCGCGCAGCTCACGGCGGCGGCCGGGGAGGGTCTAGGTGGGGGAAAGGACACAGCTACCAACGAGACACCCTTGGGCCGCGCGCTCTTAGCCCTCCGCACGCGCCACGTCAAGGCAGCGGGGGGAATCGAGCGCTTCCGGGCACGCGGCGGGCTCCGCCCCCTTCTCGCTCTGCTACGGCGAGCGGCTGCAGCGGGTCCCGCCCTGTCCCAGGCTGGCTCAGGCTCCACCCCCTCTTCGGTCGAGTCAGCGGCTTCTtctggccccgccccctcgccgggccccgccccctccgcagCTTCGTCATCACCGACGCCCTCTCCGCCAGCGCGCCTGCGCAAGACGCTGGACTTAGCGCTCAGCATCCTAGCCAACTGCTGTACGGAAGGGGCGTGCCGGGCTGAAGTGCGCAGACTCGGAGGCATACTCCCATTGG TGACTATTCTTCAGTGTGTGAAGACAGACAGCATCCAGAACCGAACAGCCCGTGCTCTGGGGAACTTAGCCATGGAACCTGAGAGCTGTGGGGACATCCATTCTGCTG GCGCTGTTCCCCTGCTCGTGGAGAGCCTGACTGCCTGCCAGGACTCACAGTGCCTGCAGAGTGTGGTCCGCGCCCTCCGCAACCTGGCAGACTCCCCCCAGCACCGCCTGGCCCTCGCACAGCAGGGAGCGGTGCGCCCGCTGGCCGAGCTTCTGGCCACCGCCTCAGACCCCGCGCTGACTTTGGCCTTAGTCCGTGCCCTCCTGGAGCTGAGTCGCGGCTGCTCCCGGGCCTGTGCAGAGCAGCTTAGTCTGGGTGGAGGACTAGGCCCCCTGGTCAGCCTGGCCTCTGACTCCAAAAGAGCCGTGCGGGAGGCCACCATTCTGACCCTTGCCAACCTGTGTGCCCAGGGCTTGGTACGGCCTGCCCTGGGCAATGCTGGTGGCGTGGAGGTGCTACTAGGTGAACTCCGGCGGCGCCGGAGCCTCAACGGGACTAGTCAAgcctcccagcagcccctggTGCGGGCCGTGTGTCTTCTGTGCCGGGAGGCCATCAACCGGGCCCGGCTGCGGGACGCTGGGGGTTTGGAGCTGCTGATGGGCCTGCTGCGGGATCCTCGCGCCAGTGCCTGGCATCCTCGTGTGGTGGCCGCGCTCGTGGGCTTCCTCTATGATACTGGGGCCCTGGGCCGGCTGCAGGCTCTGGGACTTGTCCCTCTCCTGGCTGGGCAGTTGTGCGGGGAGCCTggtgatgaagaagaagaaggaagagaagctgCTTCCTGGGACTTCCCTGAGGAGCGGACCCCTGAGCGGGCAGAGGCCGGAAGCTTCCGAAGCCTCAG GTCGTGGCTGATCTCTGAGGGCTACGCCTCGCCGCCTGGGGATCCAGCCAGCTCCTCCCTGAGCCCGACCTCCCCACGGACACCCCGCACCCCACGCCTGCCATCGGGCCGCAGCCCCACCACTGCCACCGAGGAGCCCTGGGGCCGCGAGGGGCCagcgctgctgctgctgtcccGCTTCTCCCAGGCTCCTAACCCCAGCGGGGTGCTGGTAACCGGCCCGGCCCTATGCGGCCTGCTGGCCTACGTGACAGGCTCGCCGGGCCCGCCGAGTCCCCGCGCGCTGCGCATCCTGGCACGGCTCACCTGCAACCCCGCCTGCCTGGAGGCCTTCGTGTGCAGCTACGGGGCCGCACTGCTGCGCGCCTGGCTCGTGTTCGGTGTCGCCCCCGACGACTGGCCCACGCTGCGTGCCCGGCCCGCTCGGCGCGgccagcaccagcaccagcaccgGGAGCTAG GGGAGATGCTGCTGCAGAACCTGACTGTGCAGGCGGAGTCGCCCTTCGGAGTGGGTGCCCTCACTCACCTGCTGCTCTCTGGGAGCCCTGAGGACCGTGTGGCCTGCGCACTGACCCTGCCCTTCATCTGTCG GAAGCCCTCTCTGTGGCGCCGGCTACTCCTGGACCAGGGCGGCCTCCGTCTCCTCCTCTCAGCGCTCACTCGGCCAGCTCCGCACCcgctcttcctcttctttgccGCGGACTCCCTTTCCTGCCTCCAAGGCCTGGTGTCTCCCAGCGGCGTGAGCCCCGCCCTCCTACCTGCAGTACCCCTGGATTTAGACCCGCCCTCCCCTTGCCTCTACGAACCTCTGctgggcccagcccccacccccgccccggacCTCCACTTCCTACTGGACTCAGGCCTACGGCTCCCTGCCCACCGAGCTGCTTCAGCCACCGCCTCTCCCTTTTTCCGGGCCTTGCTGGCCGGCAGCTTTGCCGAAGCCCAGATGGACTTGGTGCCACTTCGAGGCCTGTCCCCCAGTGCAGCCTGGCCTGTCCTGCATCACTTGCATGGCTGCCGGGGCTGTGGGGCGGCGCTGGGGCCTGTTCCTCCACCCGGCCAGCCCTTGTTGGGTTCAGAGGCCGAGGAGGCCCTGGAGGCTGCTGGCCGTTTCCTGCTgcctgggctggaggaggagctAGAAGAAGCCGTGGGCCGTATTCACCTGGGACCCCAGGGTGGCCCAGAGTCGGTGGGCGAGGTGTTCCGCCTGGGCCGACCCCGGCTGGCTGCCCACTGCGCTCGCTGGACACTGGGCCCAGGGCAGTGCCCACGGAAGCGGGCCCTGGCCCTAGTGGGGCTCGTGGAGGCAGCAGGCGAGGAGGCAGGGCCCCTGACTGAGGCTTTACTGGCTGTGGTGATGGGGGTAGAATTGGGGGGCAAGGGTCCCAGCCTAGACTCTTGA